A stretch of the Archangium violaceum genome encodes the following:
- the hemF gene encoding oxygen-dependent coproporphyrinogen oxidase, with amino-acid sequence MTVDVEKLKERMVEFIHALQDDICGALERLDGKARFREDPWQRPGGGGGRSRVLEDGAVLEKGGVSTSVVFGELEESFAKKLQGEGRTFWAGGISLVLHPRNPHVPTVHANYRFIHQGGKAWFGGGADLTPYYLYEEDAVHFHRMHKEACDRHDPAYYPRFKDACDKYFYLRHREESRGVGGIFFENMGGDLEREFALVRDAGRAFLPAYLPIAERRKDTPFTEAQRFWQEVRRGRYVEFNLVWDRGTTFGLETKGRTESILMSLPPQVRWRYDYHPAAGSEEAKLVEVLRNPRDWAGTR; translated from the coding sequence ATGACGGTGGATGTGGAGAAGCTGAAGGAACGGATGGTCGAGTTCATCCATGCGCTGCAGGACGACATCTGCGGCGCGCTGGAGCGGCTCGATGGGAAGGCCCGGTTTCGAGAGGATCCCTGGCAGCGTCCGGGAGGCGGGGGTGGGCGCAGCCGCGTGTTGGAGGACGGGGCCGTGCTGGAGAAGGGCGGCGTGAGCACCTCGGTGGTGTTCGGCGAGCTGGAGGAGTCCTTCGCGAAGAAGCTGCAGGGGGAGGGGCGCACCTTCTGGGCCGGGGGTATCTCGCTGGTGCTCCACCCGCGCAATCCGCACGTGCCCACCGTGCACGCCAACTATCGCTTCATCCACCAGGGCGGGAAGGCCTGGTTCGGCGGTGGCGCGGACCTGACGCCGTACTACCTCTATGAGGAGGACGCGGTGCACTTCCACCGCATGCACAAGGAGGCCTGCGACCGGCACGACCCGGCGTACTACCCGCGCTTCAAGGACGCGTGCGACAAGTACTTCTACCTGCGTCACCGCGAGGAGTCGCGCGGCGTGGGAGGCATCTTCTTCGAGAACATGGGAGGTGACCTGGAGCGCGAGTTCGCCCTCGTGCGCGATGCCGGCCGGGCCTTCCTCCCCGCGTACCTGCCCATCGCCGAGCGGCGCAAGGACACGCCCTTCACGGAGGCGCAGCGCTTCTGGCAGGAGGTGCGGCGCGGGCGCTACGTGGAGTTCAACCTCGTATGGGACCGGGGCACCACCTTCGGGTTGGAGACGAAGGGGCGCACCGAGTCCATCCTCATGTCCCTGCCGCCGCAGGTGCGCTGGCGCTACGACTACCACCCCGCTGCCGGTTCCGAGGAGGCGAAGCTGGTGGAGGTGCTCCGCAATCCGCGCGACTGGGCCGGCACCCGGTAA
- a CDS encoding endonuclease/exonuclease/phosphatase family protein, with amino-acid sequence MSRQRLSLLLLASLATACGGPAEEPTSESELATREDAVTIPARGSASTLDFGNWNIEWFGSTSNGPTNESLQLSNARDVIKGADLDIWGLEEVVSTTSFNNLKSQLTGYAGFLANDATVTNGSAYYSSSEQKVGILYKTSVASLVSARVILTSYDSDFAGRPPLEAKLRVSLNGHTEDIVVIVWHAKAYDDSTSWQRRYNASRALKSYLDSTYPATKVMVFGDWNDDVDTSITSGKASPYKNFVDDPADYSFPTKALSDARIATTASYPDAIDHQLVTNELKASYVSGSVQAYRVDSYISNYSNTTSDHFPVLSRYNW; translated from the coding sequence ATGTCCCGTCAGCGCCTGTCCCTGCTATTGCTCGCCTCGCTCGCCACCGCGTGTGGTGGCCCCGCCGAGGAGCCCACCTCCGAATCCGAGCTCGCCACGCGCGAGGACGCCGTCACCATCCCCGCCCGGGGAAGCGCCTCCACGCTCGACTTCGGCAACTGGAACATCGAGTGGTTCGGCTCCACCTCCAACGGCCCCACCAACGAGTCCCTGCAGCTCTCCAACGCTCGCGACGTCATCAAGGGCGCCGACCTGGACATCTGGGGCCTGGAGGAGGTGGTGAGCACCACCAGCTTCAACAACCTCAAGTCGCAGCTCACCGGCTACGCGGGCTTCCTCGCCAACGACGCCACCGTGACGAACGGCAGCGCGTATTACAGCTCCAGCGAGCAGAAGGTGGGCATCCTCTACAAGACGAGCGTCGCCTCGTTGGTGAGCGCCCGCGTCATCCTCACCTCGTATGACAGCGACTTCGCCGGCCGGCCCCCGCTCGAGGCGAAGCTGCGGGTGAGCCTCAACGGCCACACCGAGGACATCGTCGTCATCGTCTGGCACGCCAAGGCCTATGACGACTCCACGAGCTGGCAGCGCCGCTACAACGCCTCGCGGGCCCTCAAGAGCTACCTGGACAGCACGTACCCGGCCACCAAGGTGATGGTGTTCGGCGACTGGAACGACGACGTGGACACCTCCATCACCTCCGGCAAGGCGTCCCCGTACAAGAACTTCGTGGACGACCCGGCCGACTACTCCTTCCCCACCAAGGCCCTGTCCGACGCGCGCATCGCCACCACCGCCAGCTACCCGGACGCCATCGACCACCAGCTCGTCACCAACGAGCTGAAGGCGTCCTACGTCTCGGGCTCCGTACAGGCGTACCGGGTGGACTCGTACATCTCCAACTACAGCAACACCACCAGCGACCACTTCCCCGTGCTCTCCCGCTACAACTGGTAG
- a CDS encoding DUF3467 domain-containing protein: MSDTPPKPPDVPLQIQIDDDVANGQYVNMALVNHTETEFTLDFIYVQPHQPRAKVRSRVILNPKHLKRLMAVLQDGVARYEERFGPIVLSDDGRPMH, from the coding sequence ATGTCGGATACTCCTCCCAAGCCCCCCGATGTCCCCTTGCAGATTCAAATCGATGATGACGTGGCCAACGGCCAGTACGTGAACATGGCGCTCGTCAACCACACGGAGACGGAGTTCACCCTGGACTTCATCTACGTCCAGCCGCACCAGCCGCGTGCGAAGGTGCGCTCGCGCGTCATCCTCAACCCCAAGCACCTCAAGCGCCTGATGGCGGTCCTCCAGGACGGCGTCGCCCGGTACGAGGAGCGCTTCGGACCCATCGTCCTCTCCGACGACGGCCGTCCCATGCACTGA
- a CDS encoding alpha/beta hydrolase: MDPEKTAPFELGRGDDACLLLHGFTGSPWDVRPLGEALAARGLYVRAIQLPGHGSTPEALLNVDHRDWTRAAAQALLSLRDYRRTFVAGLSMGALLALRLAADYPERVHGLALVAPAVRFKGPHMWLLKRLRHYGLLERVKPWVLKSGTDLSDPEVLAEAPILPAFPSARLQDMWELQDAAMSALHRVRSPTLVAVAEQDHVVDPEGGQVLARGLTASPQVRFISLTTGFHIIPRDKGGPLLASEVGSFFDRIRGVVAPSGDPKLSPPRPAAG; the protein is encoded by the coding sequence ATGGATCCGGAGAAGACGGCGCCGTTCGAACTGGGGCGGGGAGACGATGCCTGCCTCCTGCTGCACGGCTTCACCGGGAGCCCCTGGGACGTGCGCCCCCTGGGCGAGGCCCTGGCGGCGCGAGGCCTCTACGTCCGGGCCATCCAGCTCCCGGGCCATGGCTCCACCCCCGAGGCCCTGCTGAACGTGGACCACCGGGACTGGACGCGGGCCGCGGCCCAGGCCCTGCTCTCCCTGCGTGACTACCGGCGGACCTTCGTGGCGGGATTGTCCATGGGGGCCCTGCTGGCGTTGCGGCTCGCCGCGGACTACCCCGAGCGGGTGCACGGGCTGGCGCTCGTCGCTCCCGCCGTGCGCTTCAAGGGGCCCCACATGTGGCTGCTCAAGCGCCTGCGGCACTACGGGCTGCTGGAGCGGGTGAAGCCGTGGGTGCTCAAGTCGGGCACGGACCTCTCCGACCCGGAGGTGCTGGCGGAGGCGCCCATCCTCCCGGCCTTCCCCTCGGCGCGGCTGCAGGACATGTGGGAATTGCAGGACGCGGCGATGAGCGCCCTGCACCGGGTGCGCAGCCCCACGCTCGTCGCGGTGGCCGAGCAGGACCATGTGGTGGACCCCGAGGGAGGCCAGGTACTGGCACGCGGCCTCACCGCCTCGCCCCAGGTGCGCTTCATCTCGCTGACGACCGGCTTCCACATCATCCCGCGCGACAAGGGCGGGCCGCTGCTCGCCTCCGAGGTGGGAAGCTTCTTCGACCGGATACGCGGGGTGGTCGCCCCGTCCGGCGACCCGAAGCTCAGCCCTCCGCGTCCAGCGGCAGGGTGA
- a CDS encoding MEDS domain-containing protein encodes MDIQQELQRMGPGDHLCLVYENATEQWDAVVPYMAQGLARNEACLYVIDDRSLDEVRQAFIARGVDVDAHLSSGQLIFATKREAYLCSGAFDPTAMISFLEQTARQALAAGRTGFRVTGEMTWALGHECGCDRLIEYEALLSNFFPGSHASAICQYSRKRFSADIIRDVLRTHPVAILGHQVCPNLYYESPAMVLGQGSTEQRVEWMIQQLQRFRSAERKLERAVQARDDFLSVASHELNTPLTSLKLHIQSLTRTLGRGDLSSFSPQKMMGVIDSTDRQLRRLSRLVSDLLDVSRIHAHKLTLHLENVELWELVADVVDRMSGEFARAGMRLDIAPGSQVKGLWDRGRLEQVVINLLSNALKYGAGRPVHVEVSSDGERARLSVKDQGGGIREEDRARIFERFERAISANEASGLGLGLYIAREIVQVHGGTISVESRLGEGSTFTVTLPLDAEG; translated from the coding sequence ATGGACATCCAGCAAGAGCTTCAGCGCATGGGCCCCGGCGACCACCTGTGCCTGGTGTACGAGAACGCCACGGAGCAATGGGACGCGGTGGTCCCCTACATGGCCCAGGGGCTGGCTCGTAACGAGGCGTGCCTGTACGTCATCGACGACCGGAGCCTCGATGAAGTCCGGCAGGCCTTCATCGCCCGCGGGGTGGATGTCGACGCGCATCTGAGCTCGGGCCAGCTGATCTTCGCCACCAAGCGCGAGGCCTATCTGTGCTCTGGTGCGTTCGACCCGACGGCGATGATCTCCTTCCTGGAGCAGACGGCCCGGCAGGCGCTCGCGGCGGGCCGCACGGGCTTCAGGGTGACGGGCGAGATGACGTGGGCCCTGGGCCACGAGTGCGGGTGTGACCGGCTCATCGAATACGAGGCGCTCCTGAGCAACTTCTTCCCGGGAAGCCACGCGTCGGCCATCTGCCAGTACAGCCGCAAGCGCTTCAGCGCGGACATCATCCGCGACGTGCTCCGCACGCACCCTGTCGCCATTCTCGGCCATCAGGTGTGCCCCAATCTCTATTACGAGTCGCCCGCCATGGTGCTGGGCCAGGGCTCCACCGAGCAGCGCGTGGAGTGGATGATCCAACAGCTCCAGCGTTTCCGCTCCGCCGAGCGCAAGCTGGAGCGAGCCGTTCAGGCCCGCGACGATTTCCTCTCCGTGGCCAGCCACGAGCTCAACACGCCACTCACGTCTCTCAAGCTGCACATCCAGTCCCTGACGCGCACCCTGGGACGGGGAGACCTGTCGTCCTTCTCGCCCCAGAAGATGATGGGGGTCATCGACAGCACGGACCGGCAGCTGCGCCGTCTGTCGCGGCTGGTGTCCGACCTGCTCGACGTCTCCCGCATCCATGCCCACAAGCTGACGCTCCACCTGGAGAACGTGGAGCTGTGGGAGCTCGTGGCGGACGTGGTGGACCGCATGTCGGGGGAGTTCGCGCGCGCGGGCATGCGGCTCGACATCGCCCCGGGTTCTCAGGTGAAGGGCTTGTGGGACCGGGGCCGGCTGGAGCAGGTGGTGATCAACCTCCTGTCCAACGCGCTCAAGTACGGCGCGGGCAGGCCGGTCCATGTCGAGGTGTCATCCGATGGGGAGCGGGCCCGGCTGTCGGTGAAGGACCAGGGGGGCGGGATTCGGGAGGAGGACCGCGCCCGTATATTCGAGCGCTTCGAGCGGGCCATCAGCGCCAACGAGGCCAGTGGCCTGGGGTTGGGGCTCTACATCGCGCGGGAGATCGTCCAGGTCCACGGCGGGACCATCTCGGTGGAGAGCCGGCTCGGGGAGGGCTCCACCTTCACGGTCACCCTGCCGCTGGACGCGGAGGGCTGA
- a CDS encoding ABC transporter ATP-binding protein codes for MPPAQPVVELHDVSKSYAEGDAVREVLSNVRLTLHAGEFVVLLGRSGSGKSTLLNLISGIDLPTRGRVRIDGRELVTLSEHERTLLRRERIGFIFQAFNLLPTLTVEENVRLPLELTGREGPESRGRVRELLDTVGLGNRATSFPDRLSGGEQQRVAVARALAHAPPLLLADEPTGNLDEQTGRKVLDLLEGLTRKEKACALIVTHDPGLVSRADRVLKMEAGQLVEQGARA; via the coding sequence ATGCCCCCCGCCCAGCCCGTTGTCGAGCTCCACGACGTCTCCAAGTCCTACGCCGAGGGCGATGCCGTTCGAGAGGTGCTCTCCAACGTCCGGCTCACCCTGCACGCGGGCGAGTTCGTCGTGCTGCTCGGCCGCAGCGGCTCGGGGAAGTCCACGCTTCTCAACCTCATCAGTGGCATCGACCTGCCCACGCGAGGCAGGGTCCGCATCGACGGCCGCGAGCTCGTCACCCTGAGCGAGCACGAGCGCACCCTGCTGCGCCGCGAGCGCATCGGCTTCATCTTCCAGGCCTTCAACCTGCTGCCCACCCTCACGGTGGAGGAGAACGTCCGCCTGCCGCTGGAGCTCACCGGGCGCGAGGGCCCCGAGTCGCGCGGACGCGTGCGCGAGCTGCTCGACACGGTGGGCCTGGGCAACCGGGCCACGAGCTTCCCGGATCGGCTCTCCGGTGGTGAGCAGCAACGGGTCGCGGTGGCCCGCGCGCTCGCCCACGCCCCGCCCCTGCTGCTGGCCGACGAGCCCACCGGAAACCTCGATGAGCAGACGGGACGCAAGGTGTTGGACCTGCTCGAGGGCCTCACGCGCAAGGAGAAGGCCTGCGCGCTCATCGTCACCCATGACCCGGGCCTCGTCTCGCGCGCGGACCGCGTGCTGAAGATGGAGGCGGGCCAGCTCGTCGAGCAGGGGGCCCGCGCGTGA
- a CDS encoding ABC transporter permease has translation MKQRLLVRASLRHLGSHPWLTALSLLGIALGVAVVVSIDLANASAMRAFERSTDTVAGRATHQLVGGPAGLPESVYRDLRLLPDAPASAPVVEGYVRARSGDLRTLTVLGVDPFAEAPFRSYVPRGGGTVDMGTFLTRPGAAILTRRTAQALGVDAGDALAVGVEGVTKQLLVVALLQPEDEGSARAMEGLVLTDISTAQELLGQVGRLSRIDLKLPGGEAGESQLERLRPLLPEGAEVVRPRARGNAVEQMTRAFRTNLTALSLLALVVGTFLIYNTMTFSVVQRREQLGRLRAVGITRRELFALVLGEAAVLGMVGTLAGLLLGVLMGRGLVELVTRTLNDLYLVVSVRGLSLESLTLMKGVLLGLGATLAAALLPAWEAARSAPAVTLRRSTLEDTSRGRAPRLALLGLLVLALGVGLLSLPSPELLPAYGGLFSVLLGSALLVPWLTALLAGVAAGPLGRPFGLLGRMAARGVTASLSRTAVALAALMVAVATTVGVGLMVTSFRGTVAAWLESSLQADVYVSPPSLVTRRGGATFTPGLAEQVRATPGVASSSTLRTVQVRVDGVPTDVRAVDFGETPVRPYRFKEGNPERVWKELEAPDAVLVSEPLAFHRRLGVGGTVELATDKGPRRFRVVGVYFDYGSDTGTVLMLRDTYLRHFDDPRVSGVALYAAPGQDVDELVARVRERAGDVQALDIRSNRALRETSLEVFDRTFTITHVLRLLAVGVAFIGVLSALMALQLERARELAVLRATGLTPRQLWGLVSLQTGLLGLLAGLFSLPLGVALAYVLVHVINQRSFGWTLQLLVSGDVLTQALVLALSAAALAGLYPSWKMSRANPAMALREE, from the coding sequence GTGAAACAGCGCCTCCTTGTCCGCGCCAGCCTGCGCCACCTGGGCAGCCACCCGTGGCTCACCGCCCTGTCCCTGCTCGGCATCGCGCTCGGGGTGGCGGTGGTGGTGTCCATCGACCTGGCCAACGCGAGCGCCATGCGCGCCTTCGAGCGCTCCACGGATACGGTGGCGGGCCGCGCCACCCATCAGCTCGTCGGTGGGCCCGCGGGGCTGCCGGAGTCCGTGTACCGCGACCTGCGCCTGCTCCCCGACGCGCCCGCTTCCGCCCCCGTGGTGGAAGGCTACGTGCGCGCGAGGAGCGGGGATCTGCGCACCCTCACCGTCCTGGGTGTGGACCCGTTCGCCGAAGCCCCCTTCCGCTCCTACGTGCCGCGAGGCGGAGGCACGGTGGACATGGGCACCTTCCTCACCCGGCCCGGCGCCGCCATCCTCACGCGGCGGACGGCCCAGGCGCTCGGGGTGGACGCCGGAGACGCCCTGGCGGTGGGCGTGGAGGGCGTGACGAAGCAGCTCCTCGTGGTGGCGCTGCTCCAGCCCGAGGACGAGGGCAGCGCCCGGGCGATGGAGGGCCTGGTGCTCACCGACATCTCCACCGCGCAGGAGCTGCTCGGCCAGGTGGGGCGCCTCTCGCGCATCGACCTGAAGCTGCCGGGTGGTGAGGCCGGCGAGTCCCAACTGGAGCGCCTGCGCCCGCTGCTGCCCGAGGGCGCCGAGGTGGTGCGGCCCCGGGCGCGCGGCAACGCGGTGGAGCAGATGACCCGGGCGTTCCGCACCAACCTCACCGCGCTGTCGCTGCTGGCGCTCGTGGTGGGCACGTTCCTCATCTACAACACGATGACCTTCTCGGTGGTGCAGCGGCGCGAGCAGCTCGGACGGCTGCGCGCGGTGGGCATCACCCGGCGGGAGCTGTTCGCGCTGGTGCTCGGCGAGGCGGCGGTGCTGGGGATGGTGGGCACGCTGGCGGGGTTGCTCCTGGGCGTGCTCATGGGGCGCGGGCTGGTGGAGCTCGTCACCCGGACGCTCAACGACCTGTACCTCGTGGTGAGCGTGCGGGGCCTCTCGCTGGAGAGCCTCACGCTGATGAAGGGCGTGCTGCTGGGCCTGGGCGCCACGCTCGCCGCCGCGCTGCTGCCCGCGTGGGAGGCCGCGCGCTCGGCTCCCGCGGTGACGCTGCGCCGCTCCACGCTGGAGGACACGTCGCGAGGGAGGGCTCCACGGCTCGCGCTGCTGGGGCTGCTCGTGCTCGCGCTGGGCGTGGGGCTGCTGTCCCTGCCCTCCCCCGAGCTGCTCCCCGCCTACGGTGGCCTCTTCTCGGTGCTGCTGGGCTCGGCGCTGCTGGTGCCCTGGTTGACGGCGCTGCTGGCGGGCGTGGCGGCGGGTCCGCTGGGACGGCCCTTCGGACTGCTGGGGCGCATGGCGGCGCGAGGCGTGACGGCGAGCCTCAGCCGGACCGCCGTGGCCCTCGCGGCGTTGATGGTGGCGGTGGCCACCACGGTGGGCGTGGGACTGATGGTGACGAGCTTCCGCGGCACCGTGGCCGCCTGGCTGGAGTCCTCGCTGCAGGCGGATGTCTACGTGTCCCCGCCCTCGCTCGTCACCCGGCGCGGGGGAGCCACCTTCACGCCAGGGCTCGCCGAGCAGGTGCGCGCCACGCCCGGAGTGGCCAGCAGCAGCACCCTGCGAACGGTGCAGGTGCGCGTGGACGGCGTGCCCACGGACGTGCGCGCGGTGGACTTCGGCGAAACCCCGGTGCGCCCCTACCGCTTCAAGGAGGGCAACCCGGAGCGCGTATGGAAGGAACTGGAGGCACCGGACGCCGTCCTCGTCTCCGAGCCCCTCGCCTTCCACCGCCGCCTGGGCGTGGGCGGCACGGTGGAGCTCGCGACGGACAAGGGCCCCCGTCGCTTCCGCGTGGTGGGCGTGTACTTCGACTATGGCTCCGACACGGGCACGGTGCTGATGTTGCGTGACACGTACCTGCGCCACTTCGATGACCCTCGGGTGAGTGGCGTGGCCCTCTACGCCGCTCCCGGGCAGGACGTGGATGAATTGGTGGCCCGGGTGCGCGAGCGCGCCGGCGACGTGCAGGCGCTCGACATCCGCTCCAACCGCGCGCTGCGCGAGACATCCCTGGAGGTGTTCGACCGCACCTTCACCATCACCCACGTGCTGCGGCTGCTCGCGGTGGGCGTGGCCTTCATCGGTGTGCTGAGCGCGCTCATGGCGCTCCAGCTCGAGCGGGCCCGGGAGCTCGCCGTCCTGCGCGCCACGGGACTCACGCCGCGCCAGCTCTGGGGGCTCGTGTCCCTCCAGACGGGGCTGCTGGGCCTGCTGGCGGGGCTCTTCTCCCTGCCGCTCGGCGTGGCGCTCGCGTACGTGCTGGTGCACGTCATCAACCAGCGCTCCTTCGGGTGGACGCTGCAACTGCTGGTGTCGGGAGACGTGCTCACCCAGGCCCTGGTGCTGGCGCTGTCGGCCGCGGCGCTCGCGGGCCTGTACCCGTCCTGGAAGATGTCGCGCGCCAACCCCGCGATGGCGCTGAGGGAGGAGTAG